A window of the Candidatus Saccharimonadales bacterium genome harbors these coding sequences:
- a CDS encoding glycosyltransferase family 2 protein, whose product MIDYTFLYELIRNLTRIFAALLLIKYTLFLLAAPFHRVKESLRSLRIAKSRKNKPYTPLVSVLVPAWNEEIGILSTVKSVLYNDYPFIEIIVINDGSSDGTDRIVKKFQNDNAEKFSLDAKSLVYDYKVNGGKGKALNHAIGKARGEIIITIDADSIADRHMVKNIVHYFGDDNVDAVVGNVKVAGEISFLNLLQRLEYLFGFYHKRAHSVLGAEYIYGGACAAFRRNTVFDQIGLFDTSSITEDIEMSLRTRYHGHEAVYADDAICYTEGANTVVGLIRQRLRWKKGRFEAFLTYKRMFFSTKLHHNQWLTWFILPFAMLAELQLLFEPFGLTLLVIYSYITGDYSSLVLGALFIGIMYIVVGLFTEKARNWWIIFIFPFTWMMFYALVWIEYLALMKSIAATFRSEAISWQKWHRKGISVKKGTMTRKGATS is encoded by the coding sequence TTTATATGAGCTCATTCGCAATCTAACACGTATTTTTGCAGCTCTTCTGCTCATCAAGTACACACTCTTCCTGCTTGCGGCACCATTCCATCGTGTTAAAGAATCACTACGTAGTTTACGAATTGCCAAGTCTAGAAAAAATAAGCCTTATACTCCACTTGTATCTGTATTAGTTCCTGCCTGGAATGAAGAAATTGGTATACTTTCGACTGTTAAGTCGGTGCTATACAATGACTACCCCTTTATAGAAATCATCGTGATTAATGATGGGTCATCTGACGGAACTGATCGTATTGTTAAAAAATTTCAAAATGACAACGCCGAAAAGTTTAGTTTAGACGCCAAATCGCTCGTGTATGACTATAAAGTCAACGGAGGTAAAGGTAAGGCGCTAAATCACGCTATTGGAAAAGCGCGCGGTGAAATTATCATCACTATCGATGCCGACTCTATTGCTGATCGGCATATGGTGAAGAATATTGTCCACTATTTTGGCGATGATAATGTTGACGCTGTCGTCGGTAATGTAAAGGTTGCCGGTGAAATTAGTTTTCTCAATTTACTTCAACGGCTTGAATATCTATTCGGTTTTTATCATAAGCGTGCGCACTCGGTTCTGGGCGCTGAATACATATACGGTGGTGCTTGCGCGGCATTTCGTAGAAATACGGTATTTGATCAGATTGGGCTTTTTGACACATCGAGTATTACGGAAGATATCGAAATGTCGCTACGCACCCGCTATCACGGTCATGAAGCAGTCTACGCTGATGATGCAATTTGCTATACCGAAGGTGCAAACACTGTCGTGGGGCTTATTAGACAGCGTCTTCGATGGAAGAAGGGACGTTTTGAAGCATTCTTGACATATAAACGAATGTTCTTCTCGACAAAACTTCATCACAATCAATGGCTGACTTGGTTTATTCTCCCATTTGCCATGCTTGCTGAATTGCAGTTACTCTTTGAACCTTTCGGACTTACTTTGCTTGTTATATATAGTTATATTACTGGGGACTATAGCTCATTAGTTTTAGGCGCTCTCTTTATCGGTATCATGTATATCGTTGTCGGACTATTCACAGAAAAGGCTAGGAACTGGTGGATTATCTTCATCTTTCCTTTTACCTGGATGATGTTTTACGCTCTAGTGTGGATTGAATACCTTGCTCTTATGAAATCCATTGCAGCTACTTTTCGATCGGAGGCAATTTCTTGGCAGAAATGGCATCGAAAAGGCATCTCGGTGAAAAAGGGAACGATGACACGCAAAGGAGCTACTTCATGA